A stretch of DNA from Natrinema halophilum:
GTGGTCCCACTCATTAAGATGCTTCCACCGTTTTCGATTTGAAATATATTTCTTCAGACGACTCGAACCGCTGGATTTGCGTGGAATGTATGCAGAACAAGGTATGTTACCACAACACGTACTTAGAACGAATTCGGTCGGATAATCGGGAATTTCCCTTGCCGATGGTAATTTTTATCGGCGTCAGGATGCTGCTCGATACGGTATTACTCTGTTAGAAGAAATTTCCGCGCGCTTCATCATGGAAAGTCACCTTCGTGATTCGAATCGTTCCGTTGGTGGGCTCTACCACCGACTGTCATCTCGTTCCGTCAAAACGTACTCTGGCTGTGAGACTCATGTTAAGCACTGATGAAGGATGTGACGTTATATACTCATCTAGTGAGATAATCTACCGAAAGTATCTCACACTCTGTACATCTACCTGCTCATTCCTGATCAGACCGTCATAGCCTGCAACTAGCAGTTCAACCTGCACGTCGGCAGAATCAGGATTCTCTTTGACAATTCTGTCGAGCGCTTCCGGATCAACGTGCTCGTAAAGTGTGAAGCCGAGATCAGCAGGGGCGTCTACGGGATCGACGTTTTCGACCGCGCAGACCGCCTGAATAATGGCGGTACTGACCGGGGTTTCGTCGTCGTACGTATGTTCAAACGTTGGATGGGAACTGCTATCGCTATCTGATGACATGGTGGTCTCACCAGAACGTGCTAGTCGACTTCGATTGTTGAATCTATGTCCCAGGTATGTAAGAGACGTGTTCGAGAAGGTCATCGCAGTTGAGCTATAGCTGATGATCCGACTGCCGAGCACACCAGGCACCGACCGAAACCGTTCTCTGTACGGGTCCACTTTCACTCCGGTAGCACACATCTTTTAGCCTCCCCGTTAGTAAGGGAAGACGATGACGTCGTTCCAGTCGACACTCGGTGACGAGCCGGGGATCGCCGAGGAGCTGGCCGAGAGCCAGCAGGCTATCTCCATCGCCGAGTTCTTCGAGAAGAACAAGCACATGCTCGGCTTCGACAGCGGCGCTCGAGGCCTCGTCACGGCCGTCAAGGAGGCCGTCGACAACGCCTTGGACGCCGCGGAGGAAGCGGGCATTCTTCCGGACATCTACGTCGAGATTCAGGAAGCGGGTGACTACTATCGCCTGATCGTCGAAGACAACGGTCCGGGGCTGACGAAAGAATCGCTTCCGAAAGTCTTCGGGAAACTACTCTACGGATCTCGCTTTCACGCACGCGAACAATCTCGCGGCCAGCAGGGTATCGGCATCTCCGCAGCCGTCCTCTATTCACAGCTGACGAGCGGCAAACCCGCGAAGATCACCAGTCGAACCCAGGGCTCTAGCGAGGCGGAATACTTCGAGCTCATCATCGATACCGACGATAACGAACCCGAAATAAGCGTCGAGGAGACGACCACCTGGGATCGGCCCCACGGCACGCGCATCGAACTCGAGATGGAAGCCAATATGCGTGCCCGCCAGCAGCTTCACGACTATATCAAGCACACGGCGGTCGTCAACCCCCACGCCCGTCTCGAGCTTCGTGAGCCCACGGAACACTTCAAGTTCGAACGAGCGACCGACCAGCTACCCGAAGAGACCGAGGAAATTCGCCCGCATCCTCACGGGGTCGAACTCGGCACCGTGATGAAAATGCTGACCGCGACGGATTCCCAGACAGTCTCGGGGTTCTTGCAGGGAGAGTTCACCCGCGTCGGGAAGAAGACCACTGACTCGATCATCGACGCGTTCCGCGACCGCCACTACGGCCGCGAGATGCGCTGGCGGTCCCCCGAATCCCACGAATCGGCGGACGTGGCTGTCGCGGTTGAGAGTGCGACGGCGAACAAGGGTCCGGAACCGACCAGAGCTTTCGCCGAAGCCGTCGCCGACCGCGTCGGCGACCGAGACCGAATCGCGTACCACGAACTGTTCGAAGTCGTCGAGTCTGCTGCGGACGGCGTCGAAGACGAGTACGAGGCGACGTTTGGCGACACCGTTCGAGAAAATGCCGTCGAGGCGGCCTGGCTCGAACTTATCGACGCAGCTGAAACGGACGACGAGGCGGCGCAATCTCCGGCCGACAATGGGGACGAAGCCGACGACTCACGACTCGTCGCCGACCTGTACGACCTCGCGGACGACGCGACGAGCACCCGCAAGGACGACGGGATCATCCACGCCTTTGCAGACCGGCTGGCGGCCAAGTTCGAGGACGAACGCGAGGCCGAAAACGTTCGCCACCGACTCACACATTCGCAACTCCGAGAATACGTTGACCGCGCGGCGGACCTCACCGAGGAATACGACGACGTCTCGTTCGGGGAGACGGCCCGGGAAAACGTCGTCGAGGCCATCTGGGACGTAATGGGGACCGTCCCGGACGATCCACCCCTCGTACGAGAACTGAACGACGACCGCGACGCCACCAGTAACCTCGTCGACGCGATGCGCGCAACCGATATCATGGCGCCGCCGACGCGGTGTCTCTCGCCGATCACCGAGGAACTCATCACCGCCGGACTCGAAAAGGAGTTCGACGCCGACTTCTTCGCGTCCGCGACTCGCGACGCCGGGGTCTCCGGCGGCGACCCGTTCGTCGTCGAAGCCGGAATCGCCTACGGCGGCGACCTCGAGGCCGAGGGCAAGGGCGAGGTGCTTCGCTTTGCAAACCGGGTCCCGCTGGTCTATCAACGTGGCGCCTGTGCGACGACCGACGTGGTCAAGACCATCGGCTGGCGCAACTACGGGCTCGACCAGCCCGGCGGCTCCGGTCTCCCGAACGGACCGGTGGTGATCATGGTTCACGTCGCCTCGACGAACGTTCCGTTCACGAGCGAATCGAAAGACGCCATCGCGAACGTTCCGGAGATAGAAGACGAGATCGAACTCGCGGTTCGCGAAGCCTCTCGTGAACTCAAGAGCTACCTCAACAAGCGCCGGTCGATGCAACAGCGGCGAAAGAAACAGAACGTCCTCGGGAAAATCCTTCCCGAGATGGCCGAGAAGGTCGCAGAGGTCACGGATCGCGACGAACCCGACATCGACGATGCGATCGCACGCATCATGAACAACGTCCTCGTCGAGCGTCAAATCGAGGAAAACGGCGACGGGTCAGCCGTCTCCCTCGTCATCGAGAACAACTCGAGTACGACCGAGTCCGTTGAAGTGACCGACATCGTCTCGGCCGAACCGACGAACCTCTCGGACGGCGCGACTGTCGTCGAGATGGACGGCGAATGGTTCGTCAAGTGGGAAGCCGACGTGGGAAGCGGCGACGACGCCACGCTCGAGTACGAGGTACCGGACGACGCGACGTTCGATCTGGACATCAAAGGCATCGAAAGCGAGAAACTCACGGTGTCATCATGAGCATCCGATTGTTTCCTCATACCGAGCGAACTGAACGTGCGGTGAGAAACCAATGAGCACAGACGATACTCAGCAGGCCCGAGAGCAGTTGATCGACCTCGCAGCGCAGTTCTACGACCAGTTTGAACTGGGCGAAATACCACACATGTCCGTGCCGACGCGGACGAAAAACAACATCGAGTACGACGAAGACAAACACGTCTGGGTCTACGGCGACCGGGAGTCCACCCGATCGGCCAACTCCGTCCGCGGGGCGCGAAAGCTCCTGAAGGCAGTCTACACGATCGAATTCCTCTCGGACCAACTCGAGGAGGACCGCTCGTCGACCCTCCGTGAACTCTACTACCTGTCGGAGAGCTGGGACAACGACGAAGCGCAGTTCTCGGATCAAGACGAATCGAACGGCCTCATCGAGGACCTGGAGATCGTTTCGGGGGTCACTCGCGAAGACTTCCACATGCGCCCGGAAGAGTCT
This window harbors:
- a CDS encoding HalOD1 output domain-containing protein: MSSDSDSSSHPTFEHTYDDETPVSTAIIQAVCAVENVDPVDAPADLGFTLYEHVDPEALDRIVKENPDSADVQVELLVAGYDGLIRNEQVDVQSVRYFR
- a CDS encoding DNA topoisomerase VI subunit B → MTSFQSTLGDEPGIAEELAESQQAISIAEFFEKNKHMLGFDSGARGLVTAVKEAVDNALDAAEEAGILPDIYVEIQEAGDYYRLIVEDNGPGLTKESLPKVFGKLLYGSRFHAREQSRGQQGIGISAAVLYSQLTSGKPAKITSRTQGSSEAEYFELIIDTDDNEPEISVEETTTWDRPHGTRIELEMEANMRARQQLHDYIKHTAVVNPHARLELREPTEHFKFERATDQLPEETEEIRPHPHGVELGTVMKMLTATDSQTVSGFLQGEFTRVGKKTTDSIIDAFRDRHYGREMRWRSPESHESADVAVAVESATANKGPEPTRAFAEAVADRVGDRDRIAYHELFEVVESAADGVEDEYEATFGDTVRENAVEAAWLELIDAAETDDEAAQSPADNGDEADDSRLVADLYDLADDATSTRKDDGIIHAFADRLAAKFEDEREAENVRHRLTHSQLREYVDRAADLTEEYDDVSFGETARENVVEAIWDVMGTVPDDPPLVRELNDDRDATSNLVDAMRATDIMAPPTRCLSPITEELITAGLEKEFDADFFASATRDAGVSGGDPFVVEAGIAYGGDLEAEGKGEVLRFANRVPLVYQRGACATTDVVKTIGWRNYGLDQPGGSGLPNGPVVIMVHVASTNVPFTSESKDAIANVPEIEDEIELAVREASRELKSYLNKRRSMQQRRKKQNVLGKILPEMAEKVAEVTDRDEPDIDDAIARIMNNVLVERQIEENGDGSAVSLVIENNSSTTESVEVTDIVSAEPTNLSDGATVVEMDGEWFVKWEADVGSGDDATLEYEVPDDATFDLDIKGIESEKLTVSS